The following are encoded together in the Babylonia areolata isolate BAREFJ2019XMU chromosome 18, ASM4173473v1, whole genome shotgun sequence genome:
- the LOC143292280 gene encoding latrophilin receptor-like protein A, with amino-acid sequence MLCSKVLVDVSGDSFPGNTFTLNENTGSLFHRLSGRTISFQYVEVLQNGKVLVCADQIYGSLASSPTLALPENLFSPSMITVSVVCQSLSVVSLFLVLCTYCLFPELRTLPGKNTLALVLTLLLAMLTFQLGVARVEFPTACVVLGVLIHYLLLSSFTWMLVCSFHMYRIFTRLLHHAHIHIHRADQDRWTLARYAMVATAGPALVVCLTLLANYLANRRDSCSMDLGYGVGICYLSNRWSLLLASVLPISLMMLVNLVLFLCTVVALRPISLTRKRSVRHQHRQLLVFIRMSSLTGINWLAGLAAASIDSPIMWHAFNVLCGLQGLYVFAAFICNRRVFLLYRHLLCATGDGSNSSSTTTTTNTTGDAATSVISDSKLATTTTTTTNSAARAQGHGVEVTTGHV; translated from the exons ATGCTATGCAGTAAAGTGTTGGTTGATGTGTCTGGTGACTCTTTTCCTGGCAACACGTTCACTCTCAATGAAAACACAGGCTCCCTCTTCCACCGTCTGTCGGGAAGAACGATAAGCTTCCAGTACGTGGAAGTGTTGCAGAACGGCAAGGTGTTGGTTTGCGCCGATCAGATTTACGGCTCTCTTGCTTCATCCCCGACACTGGCACTACCCGAAAACCTCTTTTCCCCCTCTATGATCACGGTGTCCGTCGTCTGCCAGAGCCTGTCCGTGGTGAGCCTGTTCCTGGTGCTGTGCACCTACTGCCTCTTCCCCGAACTGAGGACGCTGCCAGGAAAGAACACCCTGGCGCTGGTGCTGACTCTGCTGCTGGCCATGTTGACCTTCCAGCTGGGGGTGGCCCGGGTGGAGTTCCCCACTGCCTGCGTGGTGCTGGGCGTTCTCATCCACTACCTCCTTCTGTCCTCCTTCACCTGGATGCTGGTCTGCTCCTTCCACATGTACCGCATCTTCACCCGCCTTCTTCACCAtgcccacatccacatccacagggCTGACCAGGATAGGTGGACATTGGCCCGCTACGCCATGGTGGCCACGGCAGGCCCCGCTCTCGTGGTTTGCCTCACCTTGCTGGCCAACTACCTGGCTAACCGCCGGGACAGCTGCTCCATGGACCTGGGCTATGGAGTGGGCATCTGCTACCTGTCCAACCGCTGGAGTCTGCTGCTGGCCTCCGTGCTGCCCATCTCTCTGATGATGCTAGTCAACCTGGTGCTCTTCCTCTGCACCGTAGTCGCCTTGCGCCCCATTAGTCTCACCAGAAAGCGCTCCGTCCGCCATCAGCATCGCCAGCTTCTTGTCTTCATCCGTATGTCATCACTGACCG GAATCAACTGGTTGGCGGGCTTGGCAGCGGCCAGCATAGACTCGCCCATCATGTGGCACGCGTTTAACGTGCTGTGCGGCCTGCAAGGTCTCTACGTCTTCGCCGCTTTCATTTGCAACAGGCGCGTCTTTCTACTGTACCGCCACCTCCTCTGCGCCACTGGGGAcgggagcaacagcagcagcaccaccaccaccaccaacaccacaggaGATGCCGCCACCTCTGTCATCTCTGACAGCAagctggccaccaccaccaccaccaccaccaacagcgcCGCACGTGCCCAAGGTCACGGCGTTGAGGTCACCACTGGGCACGTGTAG